The Phycisphaerales bacterium sequence AGGCTCGTTTTCCGCAGCCACCGGCCCACGGGCGTCACCCGCGGATCATCCCGGCGCGTCCACGTGGGCGAGCTCTCGTCCTCCGCGTGGTACATCGTGCGGAACTTGAAGATATTGAACGTCTCGCCGCCCAGGCTCACCCGCCGCTGCTGGAAGATCACCGGCCCGGGGCTGGTCGCCCGCACGATGGCGGCGATCAGCAGCATCAGCGGCGCGAACAGCACGATGGCCGCGAAGGAGCCCGCGAGGTCAAGCCCGCGCTTCACCGCCCCGCCCATCCCGTTGAGCGGGCTCTCGCGCACGCTCAGGATGGGCATGCCCTCGAGCACGCCCACCTGCATGTTCTGCGGCATGTACCGCGGGTGCACGTCAGGCACGATGCGCACATCCACCGCGTACCGCTCCAGCCGCTTCAGCAGGCTCGGCACGATCGCCGAGCGCGACGTGGGAATCGCCAGGTACACCGCGTCGGGCTTGCGCTTGTCGAAGACCTCCTCGAGCCTCGCCAGCCCCCCCACCACCGGCCGCCCCACGCACGTCTGCACGCCGTGGTGGTGATCCTGGTGGCTCAGGAAGTACGCCACGTGAATACCCGTCCACGAGTTGCGGTCCAGCGTGCGGCACACGATCCGCCCAAGCCGCCCGACGCCGATGACCGCCACGTGCCGCAGGTTCCAGCCCCTGCGACGGATCGCCCGCAGCCCCCAGCGGAACGCCACGCGGTGCAGCGCCAGCATGTTCGGCAGCAGCAGCGCCACCAGCCCCAGCTGCACGCGGCTGGCGTCCAGCGACATGCCCAGGAACTCGACCC is a genomic window containing:
- a CDS encoding undecaprenyl-phosphate glucose phosphotransferase; the protein is MLKQRHQLFVTLLCLVDAVVIAAACYGAWIVRRLVIEGSFPRRPFDATTWWDIATPWVREPIAPFAVPITLFMLWNMGLYRPRRDRGMIAEHGEVFRAALFAVIALIVVTAALGTDFVGGWDTSGRVEFLGMSLDASRVQLGLVALLLPNMLALHRVAFRWGLRAIRRRGWNLRHVAVIGVGRLGRIVCRTLDRNSWTGIHVAYFLSHQDHHHGVQTCVGRPVVGGLARLEEVFDKRKPDAVYLAIPTSRSAIVPSLLKRLERYAVDVRIVPDVHPRYMPQNMQVGVLEGMPILSVRESPLNGMGGAVKRGLDLAGSFAAIVLFAPLMLLIAAIVRATSPGPVIFQQRRVSLGGETFNIFKFRTMYHAEDESSPTWTRRDDPRVTPVGRWLRKTSLDELPQLFNVLLGDMSLVGPRPERPELIARFRDDWRGYMLRQHVKAGITGWAQVNGLRGDTSLRKRLQHDLFYIRHWSLGFDLKILWLTVFRGFVHRNAH